In one window of Arachis ipaensis cultivar K30076 chromosome B06, Araip1.1, whole genome shotgun sequence DNA:
- the LOC107605275 gene encoding peroxidase 31, producing MLLLNPAFFFIVVSLFLGTLESRLTLDYYAKTCPKFSQIIQDTITNKQIASPTTAGATIRLFLHDCLPNGCDASVLISSTSFNKAERDNEINLSLPGDGFDAIVRAKTALELACPNTVSCADILAVATRDLVTMAGGPYYPVYLGRRDGRVSRSSDVDGNLPKPTMPMSQIIEIFAKRGFSVEEMVALSGAHTIGFSHCNQISNDLYNYSKLSNYDPRYNPRFAQGLQKACSDYQKNPTLSVFNDIMTPNKFDNVYFQNLPKGLGVLKSDRGLFGDPRTKPFVETFAADETKFFKAFASAMQKLSLVGIQTGRKGEIRRRCDQIN from the coding sequence ATGTTGCTTCTAAATCCAGCTTTTTTCTTCATTGTAGTGTCCCTCTTTTTGGGCACATTAGAGTCCAGACTAACTCTGGACTACTACGCCAAGACATGTCCTAAGTTCAGTCAGATCATCCAGGATACCATCACCAACAAGCAGATCGCCAGTCCCACCACCGCCGGCGCCACCATCCGCCTTTTCCTCCACGACTGCCTCCCCAACGGCTGCGACGCCTCCGTCCTCATTTCATCCACCTCCTTCAACAAAGCCGAGCGCGACAACGAAATCAACCTCTCCCTCCCCGGCGACGGCTTCGACGCCATCGTCCGGGCCAAAACCGCTCTCGAGCTCGCCTGCCCAAACACCGTCTCCTGCGCCGACATCCTCGCAGTCGCCACCCGCGACCTCGTCACCATGGCCGGCGGCCCTTACTACCCCGTCTACCTCGGCCGCCGCGACGGCCGCGTGTCCAGATCCTCCGACGTCGACGGCAACCTCCCTAAGCCAACAATGCCGATGTCTCAAATCATCGAGATCTTCGCGAAGAGAGGATTCTCCGTTGAAGAAATGGTGGCTCTCAGCGGAGCTCACACCATCGGATTCTCTCACTGTAACCAAATCAGCAACGATCTCTATAATTACAGCAAGTTATCGAACTACGACCCTCGGTACAACCCTCGCTTCGCGCAAGGGTTGCAGAAGGCGTGCTCCGATTACCAGAAGAACCCGACGCTGTCGGTGTTCAATGACATAATGACACCCAATAAGTTCGATAACGTTTACTTCCAGAACCTTCCGAAGGGGTTAGGGGTTCTGAAGTCGGACCGTGGCCTCTTCGGGGACCCAAGAACGAAGCCTTTTGTTGAGACGTTCGCTGCTGATGAGACCAAGTTCTTCAAAGCTTTTGCCAGTGCCATGCAGAAGCTCAGCCTTGTTGGGATCCAAACGGGCAGGAAGGGTGAGATCAGGCGCAGGTGTGACCAGATTAAttag